A window of Aequoribacter fuscus genomic DNA:
TGGTGGCGGTTTTTCAGACGGCCTTTTTTGGCGTTGATACGGCTATTCATGCAATTCGTCCACTCGGGGTTGCTATGGGGATAGCCACCTTAGTGGGTGGTACACACGGCCTGATTTGGGTTTGGTTGGGCCGGCGACAAGTCAACATGGAGCAGCCTTGATGCGTACAGTGTGTCAGATCCTATTAGCCTGTTTGCTGGTTGGTTTTGCGCAAGCTCAAGAACCCATCCGGGGGTACCCTGATGTGCGCCTGTTGATCGATGTCTCGGGCAGCATGAAGCAATCTGATCCCAACAACCTGCGCGCGCCGGCGCTTGAACTCATTGTGCGTTTGTTGCCACCCGGGTCGAAAGCAGGGGTGTGGTTATTTGGCGACGGGGTGCGCACTTTGCTTCCTCACGTTGTGATTGATGAGGCTTGGCGAGATAAAGCGGTAGAGAGCGTCCGTGTCATTGACAATTCGGGTCAGCGGACGAATATCCCTGCAGCCCTGGACGCCGCATTATATGATCTTAACCGTCTGGACCCCGATTACCGAACCAGTGTGGTTTTACTCACGGACGGTAAAGTCGATGTGTCCAGCTCGGCGGTAGCGAACGCGAATGCCGCTCGGATGCTGCTTGAGGAACAAGCGCCAATATTGGGTCAGACTGGCGTACCAGTGCACACGATTGCCTTATCGAATGAGGCCGATTGGGCTTTTTTGCGCAAACTTGCAGAATCAACTCAAGGGCTTGCAGAAAAAGCTGAGTCGGCAGATTCATTGACTCGCGTGTTTTTGCAGGCCCTGGAAATGGTCGCTCCGACGGCGCGCGTGCCGATCGAGGGCGGAGAGTTTCAAATTGATGAAGGCGTCTCGCAGTTAACCGCTCTGATTTTTTCAGGTGCTGATGAGCGCGCCAAGGTGGAGTTAATTGATCCTGCTAACCAAGCCTTGGCGCCTGATTCCAATCGCGAAGGGGTACGATGGTTTAACAACGAAAAATTCTCGTTAGTGACGGTCGATTCGCCCCAACCGGGCCGCTGGCGCTTAGTTGCCCCAAGCAGTGAGGAGAATCGAATTACGGTGATTTCTGATTTGTCGATCGACGTCGATCCGCTGCCGAATTCACTACCCCTAGATCAGCCCACGGAACTTGGATTGCGCCTGGTAGACCGCGAGGGCGTGATTACCTCCGCCGAGTTGCTTAGCGTATTTGACATCAAAGTGACGATTCAAGACCCAGCGAGTGCAACGGAGGTGATTGATGTTGCGCGTTTGTATCAGATCCCGAGCAGTGGTGAGTATCGTGTCGCCATGCCCGCGTTCTCGCTGCCCGGCTTGCACAAAATTACGGTTCGAGTAGAGGCCGACACGCTGGTGCGAGAATTGCCCATGTATGTCGATGTTCAAGTGCCGACCGAGGCCCCTAAGGTCATTACCAAAGCGGTAGAGTCTCAACCAGCAGCGGGTCTGCCCGCATGGTTACTGCCAGGCGTGGCAGGTTTGGTGGGGCTCAGTTTGCTCATCTGGGCTCTGCGCTCGTGGCGTGAAGCCGCCAGAAAACGCCGTATCGCCGCCGCAAGAAAGGCGCAGGAAGCGCGTGATGCACCATTGATGGAAATGCGGGTCGACACCGACAGCTCAGATTAGTTTTTAGCGTTTTATCGTGCTTGCATGCCACGCAGACACGCGGTAGCCTCTTGACCCTTCGAATAAACAGATAAACAAGGAATGCTAGGTGAAACAATTCCAAGGTACAGAACGATACGTCGCGACTGATGATTTGAGAATGGCGGTCAATGCCGCCGTAGCGTTACAGCGCCCTTTGTTAATCAAAGGTGAGCCTGGCACGGGCAAAACCATGCTGGCTGAAGAGGTAGCCGAAGGCTTGGGTATGCGTTTGATTCAATGGCACATCAAATCAACCACCAAAGCGCAACAGGGCTTGTATGAGTACGACGCGGTGTCACGCTTGCGTGACTCGCAGCTCGGTGATGATCGCGTTCACGATATTGCCAACTACATCAAGAGAGGTAAGTTGTGGGAAGCGTTTGCCTCTGATGAGCAAGTCGTCTTGTTGATTGACGAGATTGACAAAGCCGATATTGAATTTCCCAACGACTTGTTGGTGGAACTCGACCGTATGGAGTTTTTCGTCTACGAAACCGGTGAAGTGATCAAAGCTAAACATCGCCCAATCATAATTATTACCAGTAATAACGAGAAAGAACTGCCCGATGCGTTTTTGCGTCGCTGCTTCTTCCACTTTATCAACTTCCCCAATCGCGACACCATGCGCGAAATTGTGGATGTGCACTACCCGGATATCAAACAAACGCTGGTTAACGAGGCGCTCGAGGTTTTCTTCGATGTGCGCGACATCCCCGGGCTCAAGAAGAAGCCTTCAACCTCGGAGTTAATTGATTGGCTGAAATTACTCATGGCCGACGATATTCCTGACGAAATTTTGAAAGATCGCGATCACACCAAAGCAATTCCACCATTGTACGGCGCCTTGCTTAAAAATGAGCAAGATGTGCATTTACTCGAGCGCTTAGCGTTCATGCATCGGCGCGAAACTCGCTAGTAGCACTTTATGTTAATTAACTTTTTTCAAGGCTTACGTGACGCAGGGGTTCCCGTGACAACGCGGGAGCTTCTTGACCTGTTAGAGGGCATGAGACGCCATCTGGTGTTCGCTGATATGGATGCCTTTTACTTTTTCAGCCGCACGTGTTTGGTCAAGGACGAGAAATACTTTGACCGTTTTGATCGAGCATTCAGTGCCCACTTTAAAGAGCTCGAAAGTCTCGATGGCATTATCGAGGCCATGATCCCAGACGATTGGCTGCGCAATGAGTTCATGAAGAACCTGACTGAGGAAGAAAAGGCTAAGATTGAGTCTTTGGGCGGTTTGGAGAAACTGATTGAAGAGTTTAAAAAACGCCTAGAAGAGCAGAAAGAGCGTCATGAGGGCGGCAACAAGTGGATTGGGACCGGCGGGACTTCGCCTTTTGGTCAGCAAGGCTACAACCCCGAGGGCATGCGTGTAGGCCCGAACGGCGGTCAGAAAAAAGCCTTAAAAGTTTGGGATCGACGTGATTTCAAAAATCTAGACGACAGCGTTGAGCTTGGTACTCGCAACATAAAAATGGCCCTGCGTCGCCTGCGCAAGTTTGCGCGTCACGGCGCGGCCGAAGAGCTTGATCTGGACGATACCATTCGATCAACGGCTCGAAACGCAGGCTTGCTGGACATTAAATTGGTGCCCGAGCGTCACAATGCGGTCAAAGTTCTTATATTCTTTGACGTGGGTGGGTCAATGGATCCACACGTGCGGGTGTGCGAAGAGTTGTTCTCTGCGGCTCGAACCGAGTTCAAGCATCTAGAATTTTTTTACTTTCACAACTTTATCTACGAAAGTGTCTGGAAGAACAATATTCGGCGCCACAATGAGCGTACG
This region includes:
- a CDS encoding vWA domain-containing protein, which codes for MLINFFQGLRDAGVPVTTRELLDLLEGMRRHLVFADMDAFYFFSRTCLVKDEKYFDRFDRAFSAHFKELESLDGIIEAMIPDDWLRNEFMKNLTEEEKAKIESLGGLEKLIEEFKKRLEEQKERHEGGNKWIGTGGTSPFGQQGYNPEGMRVGPNGGQKKALKVWDRRDFKNLDDSVELGTRNIKMALRRLRKFARHGAAEELDLDDTIRSTARNAGLLDIKLVPERHNAVKVLIFFDVGGSMDPHVRVCEELFSAARTEFKHLEFFYFHNFIYESVWKNNIRRHNERTALLDVMHKYSHDYKVIFVGDAAMSPYEIVSPGGSVEHWNEESGEVWMRRLRDTYEKVIWINPTPQAEWEYTQSTAITHKLLEGHMYPLTLKGLEEGMSYLSK
- a CDS encoding AAA family ATPase, with protein sequence MAVNAAVALQRPLLIKGEPGTGKTMLAEEVAEGLGMRLIQWHIKSTTKAQQGLYEYDAVSRLRDSQLGDDRVHDIANYIKRGKLWEAFASDEQVVLLIDEIDKADIEFPNDLLVELDRMEFFVYETGEVIKAKHRPIIIITSNNEKELPDAFLRRCFFHFINFPNRDTMREIVDVHYPDIKQTLVNEALEVFFDVRDIPGLKKKPSTSELIDWLKLLMADDIPDEILKDRDHTKAIPPLYGALLKNEQDVHLLERLAFMHRRETR
- a CDS encoding VWA domain-containing protein, yielding MRTVCQILLACLLVGFAQAQEPIRGYPDVRLLIDVSGSMKQSDPNNLRAPALELIVRLLPPGSKAGVWLFGDGVRTLLPHVVIDEAWRDKAVESVRVIDNSGQRTNIPAALDAALYDLNRLDPDYRTSVVLLTDGKVDVSSSAVANANAARMLLEEQAPILGQTGVPVHTIALSNEADWAFLRKLAESTQGLAEKAESADSLTRVFLQALEMVAPTARVPIEGGEFQIDEGVSQLTALIFSGADERAKVELIDPANQALAPDSNREGVRWFNNEKFSLVTVDSPQPGRWRLVAPSSEENRITVISDLSIDVDPLPNSLPLDQPTELGLRLVDREGVITSAELLSVFDIKVTIQDPASATEVIDVARLYQIPSSGEYRVAMPAFSLPGLHKITVRVEADTLVRELPMYVDVQVPTEAPKVITKAVESQPAAGLPAWLLPGVAGLVGLSLLIWALRSWREAARKRRIAAARKAQEARDAPLMEMRVDTDSSD